One Aciduliprofundum boonei T469 genomic region harbors:
- a CDS encoding Nre family DNA repair protein, producing MPKCPILESAKNTIPKIKMSSDSLYGPSPPSVFVGRYGYPNVYAGPLISENERIFGSTKELYGKSLSEILTTTSSLVRASKKINVRKVDKIVEKSQVIAMSEKSVDTEVWVEKFYGGASIDDFFHPTGPRIEPRKIDIVDNPSIPKKVDMVVEEKLKAEIAIRELYRSGYDVDYLQRMMASGVLGKDRKLVPTRWSITAVDDILFKGLIKEVKGFDTINKVEYYKESFMGNEFHIFLIPGTWEYEMLESWLKGALYSPEQNIVSGDYEPYEGRRGYASNITGAYYAARLAIVENLKNRRRQAKALVYREITPEYKLPLGVWVIRESMRHALLKTPIYFENLENALKYAGEKTHLKNWYKRSKILYNLKHQMKLEDFIGQF from the coding sequence TTGCCTAAGTGCCCAATACTTGAGAGTGCAAAAAATACTATCCCTAAAATAAAGATGTCATCAGATTCATTATATGGTCCCTCACCCCCAAGCGTTTTTGTTGGCAGATATGGATATCCAAATGTCTATGCTGGTCCTTTAATCTCGGAAAATGAAAGAATTTTCGGTTCTACGAAAGAACTTTATGGTAAATCCTTGAGCGAAATTCTTACAACCACATCCTCATTAGTGAGAGCTTCAAAAAAGATTAATGTTAGAAAAGTGGATAAAATCGTGGAAAAATCTCAAGTAATAGCAATGTCTGAGAAATCTGTTGACACGGAGGTATGGGTTGAGAAATTCTATGGAGGAGCGAGCATCGACGATTTCTTTCATCCTACAGGTCCTAGGATCGAACCAAGAAAAATAGATATAGTGGATAATCCATCCATTCCCAAGAAGGTAGATATGGTTGTAGAAGAGAAATTAAAGGCAGAGATTGCAATAAGGGAATTGTACAGAAGCGGCTACGATGTGGATTATCTTCAGAGAATGATGGCCTCGGGAGTATTGGGAAAGGATAGAAAACTGGTACCAACGAGGTGGAGCATAACTGCCGTGGATGACATACTCTTCAAAGGATTGATAAAAGAAGTAAAGGGCTTTGATACAATAAACAAAGTAGAGTATTACAAAGAAAGTTTTATGGGCAACGAGTTCCACATTTTCCTCATTCCAGGAACTTGGGAGTACGAGATGCTTGAATCCTGGCTGAAAGGTGCACTATATTCTCCCGAACAAAACATTGTATCTGGAGATTATGAACCCTATGAAGGGCGCAGAGGATATGCAAGTAACATAACAGGTGCATATTATGCTGCAAGATTGGCCATAGTGGAGAACTTAAAAAACAGGAGAAGGCAAGCAAAAGCTTTGGTGTATAGAGAAATAACACCTGAGTATAAACTTCCCCTTGGGGTATGGGTTATTAGGGAGAGCATGAGGCATGCACTTCTCAAAACCCCTATTTATTTTGAAAATTTGGAAAATGCGTTGAAGTATGCTGGAGAAAAAACGCATCTAAAAAATTGGTATAAACGGAGCAAGATTCTATACAATTTAAAGCACCAGATGAAATTGGAAGATTTCATAGGTCAATTTTGA
- a CDS encoding D-aminoacyl-tRNA deacylase — translation MDLILTSQDDLASLNIREKLLAMDDWKKIGMFHNFPVYKSEKFYLVHIKIQKIYAENIDKHIRERLGIDFDNIIVASKHRSSAGIRSLTVHPIGNWGKAEYGGKESTVVKTNPHLMTEALRLLKKNNNLDEYTVSFEATHHGPYLETPTFFIEIGSTEEEWRDDRAGEVLAKTIMELEEKRYLPALGIGGGHYMPRITDVALQYKISFGHMLPSYAVEYVNENTLRMACEKSAHCKHAYIHRKGLKSEQKKKIIKILENLGIEIISSKELEKL, via the coding sequence ATGGATTTAATACTTACTTCCCAAGATGATCTAGCTTCCCTGAACATAAGAGAAAAGCTCCTCGCTATGGATGATTGGAAGAAGATAGGCATGTTTCATAATTTCCCCGTTTATAAAAGCGAAAAATTTTATTTAGTGCATATAAAAATTCAGAAAATTTATGCGGAAAATATAGATAAACATATAAGGGAGAGGTTAGGGATAGATTTTGATAATATAATCGTAGCTTCAAAGCACAGGAGTTCTGCAGGGATAAGAAGCTTAACAGTGCATCCAATTGGGAACTGGGGCAAGGCAGAGTACGGAGGAAAAGAAAGCACTGTGGTAAAGACAAATCCACATCTTATGACCGAGGCTTTGCGATTGCTCAAAAAGAATAATAATTTAGATGAATACACAGTTTCATTTGAAGCAACACACCATGGGCCTTATCTTGAAACTCCAACATTTTTCATTGAGATAGGAAGCACTGAGGAGGAGTGGAGAGACGATAGAGCAGGCGAGGTCCTTGCAAAAACCATTATGGAGTTGGAGGAAAAAAGATACCTTCCTGCACTGGGAATTGGAGGAGGACACTATATGCCTAGAATAACAGATGTTGCCCTTCAATACAAGATATCATTTGGACACATGCTACCATCCTACGCAGTTGAATATGTAAACGAGAATACGCTCAGGATGGCATGTGAGAAAAGTGCTCATTGCAAGCATGCATACATCCATCGCAAGGGACTCAAAAGCGAGCAGAAAAAGAAGATTATAAAGATACTGGAGAATTTGGGAATAGAAATAATAAGCTCAAAAGAGCTAGAAAAATTATGA
- a CDS encoding lipopolysaccharide assembly protein LapB codes for MNLPLFGGRKKRESTIVRDYAKTLEDAKALMNSGEDDRAQILLRRINRWVSEDFDRVSALSPKEKKTLSRILTEAGEKMLVLKDYEYAIKTLEKAKSLDRNNVRAWLDIGRNLLERNVQIPYAVASLKEAVKLAPNNVEANILLGDALRMEGELKSALEAYFRALEVDPENEDVINKILKIEPDNVEVLKKYAELLKKKGNYNELLKVYNRLYSLTKDEKYLEEGLDIDPGNKDLLITKVRFLMDNNELVEANRIIEQLKEDYPDDPTVQMLYEEISGGEKEEVKPIAVDELFGDLGIDEAIGDMSTEGNEAEEVKEETKEEEINKVDAFLEAFKDGNLDKAKEILKGLNPNEFMDLANREISFELAKFMVDNLEIEKGNIILEEMLSHQAYDYAEKILNEILKRNFKDAKALFYKGKLMAAKGNDMGARNFLMMSVKFDSEIKKYIRGDKILKKYENEEWFKKLLS; via the coding sequence ATGAATTTGCCTCTGTTTGGTGGTAGAAAGAAGAGGGAATCTACGATTGTTAGAGATTATGCTAAAACTTTAGAGGACGCTAAAGCTCTTATGAATAGCGGTGAGGATGATAGAGCACAGATTTTGCTGAGGAGGATAAATAGGTGGGTTAGCGAGGATTTTGATAGAGTTTCTGCGTTGAGTCCAAAGGAGAAGAAAACCTTGTCAAGGATTCTCACAGAAGCTGGAGAAAAAATGCTCGTCTTGAAAGATTATGAGTATGCAATTAAAACACTTGAGAAAGCAAAAAGCTTGGATAGAAACAATGTTAGAGCATGGCTGGATATAGGCAGAAACCTCTTAGAAAGAAATGTTCAAATACCATATGCTGTGGCATCCTTAAAAGAGGCAGTCAAGCTCGCTCCAAATAATGTTGAAGCAAATATTCTACTTGGAGATGCTTTAAGGATGGAGGGAGAGTTGAAGAGCGCTTTAGAAGCGTATTTTCGTGCGTTGGAAGTTGATCCTGAGAATGAGGATGTCATAAATAAGATTCTCAAGATAGAGCCCGATAATGTTGAGGTTCTTAAAAAATATGCAGAACTTCTCAAGAAAAAGGGAAATTATAACGAGCTTCTTAAGGTTTACAATAGACTTTATTCTCTTACAAAAGATGAAAAATATCTGGAAGAAGGCCTAGATATAGACCCGGGAAACAAAGATTTGCTTATCACAAAGGTTCGTTTTCTTATGGATAACAATGAGCTTGTAGAAGCGAATCGTATTATAGAGCAACTTAAAGAGGATTATCCAGATGATCCTACTGTGCAGATGCTTTATGAGGAAATAAGTGGGGGTGAGAAAGAGGAAGTTAAGCCTATTGCAGTAGATGAGTTATTTGGGGATCTTGGAATAGATGAGGCTATAGGGGATATGAGTACGGAAGGAAATGAAGCTGAAGAGGTAAAAGAAGAAACGAAGGAAGAGGAGATAAATAAGGTAGATGCTTTTCTGGAAGCTTTCAAAGATGGTAATTTAGATAAAGCCAAAGAAATTTTGAAAGGTTTAAATCCTAATGAATTTATGGATTTAGCTAACAGGGAGATTAGCTTTGAACTAGCTAAATTTATGGTGGATAATTTGGAGATAGAAAAGGGTAACATCATCTTGGAGGAGATGCTATCGCACCAGGCATACGATTATGCAGAGAAGATATTGAATGAGATATTAAAGAGAAATTTCAAAGATGCGAAGGCATTGTTCTACAAGGGGAAACTTATGGCTGCAAAGGGTAATGACATGGGTGCCAGAAACTTCCTGATGATGAGTGTGAAGTTTGATTCAGAGATAAAGAAATACATTAGAGGGGATAAAATATTGAAGAAATACGAGAATGAAGAGTGGTTCAAGAAATTGCTCTCATAA
- a CDS encoding nitroreductase family protein, which translates to MNDIKIMDKGSSSNNLITISPHYPTMKPVIEAIRIRRSLRSYTGEPLEDWQVENLIRVFFYAPSAMNWRPCHLIVVRDRDTLLKLSQATPWAKMLYKAGAAFVIVGDEEKSPWWIEDCSIACEHLWLEAADMGLGACWIQVRGVENAEENVKKLLGIPEKYRVLSMMSVGVPKKTKPSHDDTKIEKDRLHFEKF; encoded by the coding sequence TTGAATGACATAAAGATAATGGATAAAGGAAGTAGTTCAAATAATTTAATTACTATCTCTCCCCATTATCCCACCATGAAGCCCGTTATTGAGGCAATAAGGATAAGAAGGAGTTTGAGAAGTTACACAGGAGAGCCCTTGGAGGATTGGCAGGTTGAAAATTTAATTCGTGTATTCTTTTATGCTCCTAGTGCAATGAACTGGCGCCCGTGTCATCTGATCGTTGTTAGGGATAGGGATACGCTTCTCAAATTATCGCAAGCCACACCTTGGGCAAAAATGCTATACAAGGCAGGTGCAGCTTTTGTTATTGTGGGTGATGAGGAGAAATCGCCATGGTGGATTGAAGATTGCAGTATTGCCTGTGAGCATCTGTGGCTTGAGGCTGCGGATATGGGACTTGGAGCATGCTGGATTCAGGTGCGGGGTGTCGAAAACGCTGAAGAAAATGTAAAGAAACTGCTTGGCATACCTGAAAAATACAGAGTGCTGAGCATGATGTCTGTAGGTGTGCCCAAAAAGACCAAGCCTTCCCATGATGATACCAAGATAGAGAAAGATCGCCTCCATTTTGAAAAATTTTAA
- the sat gene encoding sulfate adenylyltransferase, with protein sequence MMIYPHGGKLVERLDFSEKAREESMELPKLYITLDEARDLGNIGHGVFSPLEGYMVREDFENVLAQGRLSNDLPWTIPIVKDVSDKDVDMLFEEDEVALVYKDVPIAILKVEEIYPYDKKEYAEKIFGTMSIEHPGVANLMKKEEHLVGGKIILVNDPPTKFPNYKLWPKETRVLFKERGWKTVVGFQTRNAPHVGHEYVQKTALTFVDGLFINPLIGKKKKGDFKDEVIIAAYEALFEHYYPKNTATLGILETEMRYAGPKEAIFHAIMRKNFGCTHFIVGRDHAGVGNFYGPYDAQEIFYEYPDLGITPLFFRSFFYCKKCGTVVNEKICPHGPEDHINFSGTKIRELLLKGERPPELMMRPEVADAILQFDNPFVE encoded by the coding sequence TTGATGATATATCCCCATGGCGGAAAGCTAGTTGAGAGATTGGATTTTAGCGAGAAGGCTAGAGAAGAGTCTATGGAACTTCCAAAATTATACATAACTCTAGACGAAGCCAGAGATCTCGGGAACATAGGACATGGTGTATTTTCACCCCTTGAAGGATACATGGTTAGAGAAGATTTTGAAAATGTTTTGGCTCAGGGGAGACTTAGCAACGACCTCCCATGGACAATTCCAATAGTTAAGGATGTCAGCGATAAGGATGTTGATATGCTATTTGAAGAAGATGAGGTTGCATTGGTTTACAAAGATGTTCCAATAGCCATACTCAAGGTTGAAGAGATTTATCCCTACGATAAGAAAGAGTATGCAGAGAAGATATTTGGTACGATGAGCATAGAGCATCCAGGCGTTGCGAATTTAATGAAAAAAGAAGAGCATCTTGTTGGTGGGAAGATTATTTTAGTAAATGATCCACCCACAAAATTTCCAAATTACAAGTTATGGCCCAAGGAGACGAGAGTTCTTTTCAAAGAGAGAGGCTGGAAAACTGTTGTGGGATTTCAAACCAGGAATGCACCCCATGTGGGTCATGAATATGTGCAGAAAACTGCACTGACCTTTGTGGACGGTTTGTTCATCAATCCCCTAATTGGCAAAAAGAAAAAGGGAGATTTTAAAGATGAAGTCATAATAGCCGCGTACGAGGCTCTGTTCGAGCATTACTATCCTAAAAACACAGCCACTCTAGGAATATTAGAAACAGAGATGCGCTATGCAGGACCTAAAGAGGCAATATTCCATGCCATAATGCGCAAGAACTTTGGGTGTACGCATTTCATCGTGGGTAGAGATCATGCAGGTGTAGGCAACTTCTACGGCCCTTATGACGCTCAAGAGATATTCTACGAGTATCCCGATTTGGGCATAACCCCTCTGTTTTTCCGCTCGTTCTTCTACTGCAAGAAGTGCGGTACAGTGGTCAATGAGAAAATATGTCCCCACGGTCCTGAAGACCATATTAATTTCTCAGGAACTAAGATTCGTGAGCTGTTGCTCAAAGGTGAGAGACCTCCAGAGCTCATGATGCGCCCGGAAGTGGCAGATGCCATATTGCAATTTGATAATCCCTTTGTGGAGTGA
- a CDS encoding DHH family phosphoesterase, whose protein sequence is MLVHHWDTDGITSAAIYIKLHGEDNLFTPKIGNFYLDSEDFDVVKKADKVVILDMNLPDAVKLCKYADVYIYDHHRASKVECAKEHYNPYLMGMMYPSCTTVLMERFSYKPDYLVALGIIGDKGPGAKKIEEWKIVEKVMSSENLREGELQLAVELLDSSFKLNNRNEVVENVHLVLQGIKEVLENDKLHTNLEHISKEIEMWSDRAEDMGNYMFLEMRSPYMIISAVTRRIAWGRKKPAIVVNHKDDRDEFYIRFPNNEHSALPLIELAKKRGYNAGGKDEVMGAILPQGKSKEFVKEVLEVLRW, encoded by the coding sequence ATGCTTGTTCATCATTGGGATACCGACGGCATCACCTCTGCAGCCATATACATAAAACTGCACGGAGAGGATAATTTATTTACCCCAAAAATCGGAAATTTCTACTTAGATTCTGAGGACTTTGATGTGGTTAAAAAAGCTGATAAAGTGGTCATTTTAGACATGAACCTGCCGGACGCTGTTAAGCTCTGCAAGTATGCGGATGTGTATATCTACGACCACCATCGTGCTTCTAAGGTTGAATGTGCAAAAGAACATTACAATCCATACCTTATGGGTATGATGTATCCTTCATGCACCACTGTACTTATGGAACGTTTCTCCTACAAGCCAGATTACCTTGTAGCACTGGGTATAATAGGAGACAAAGGGCCAGGAGCAAAGAAGATTGAAGAATGGAAAATAGTGGAGAAAGTGATGAGTAGTGAGAATCTTAGAGAAGGAGAACTTCAACTTGCTGTAGAGCTTTTAGATTCAAGCTTCAAGTTAAACAACAGGAATGAAGTAGTAGAGAATGTACACCTAGTTCTCCAAGGGATTAAGGAAGTTCTTGAAAATGATAAACTGCACACAAATTTAGAGCATATATCCAAGGAGATTGAAATGTGGAGTGATAGAGCAGAGGATATGGGTAACTATATGTTTCTAGAGATGCGCAGTCCGTATATGATAATCTCGGCAGTTACAAGAAGAATTGCCTGGGGCAGAAAAAAGCCCGCAATAGTGGTGAATCACAAGGATGATAGGGACGAGTTCTACATAAGATTTCCAAATAATGAGCATTCTGCTCTACCTTTAATTGAATTAGCAAAGAAGAGAGGCTATAATGCTGGAGGCAAGGATGAGGTTATGGGTGCAATACTTCCTCAAGGCAAGAGCAAAGAGTTTGTAAAAGAAGTTTTGGAGGTGTTAAGATGGTAA
- a CDS encoding sulfotransferase domain-containing protein has translation MVNYIVSGLERSGTSMMMQILYLGGMKVAFDTKRKPDEHNPKGYFELEGGKIINRLMDGSFPIEKYDDMVIKVTAYGLKFLPKGEYKVIYMLRNLDEIMASMSKMIGEKLGEEDKRAFDKLNRYALKLLEERDDMDYITVRYDKVIENPHREIERVNDFLGGILDVDSAVRAVDPSLYRNRKKEVR, from the coding sequence ATGGTAAACTACATAGTATCAGGACTGGAAAGGTCAGGCACTTCTATGATGATGCAGATTCTGTATCTTGGAGGCATGAAAGTAGCGTTTGATACAAAAAGAAAGCCTGACGAACACAATCCCAAGGGCTATTTTGAACTAGAGGGGGGAAAGATAATAAACAGACTTATGGATGGCAGCTTTCCCATTGAGAAATACGATGATATGGTAATAAAGGTCACAGCTTACGGGTTGAAGTTCTTGCCTAAGGGAGAATACAAGGTCATCTATATGCTTCGCAACCTGGATGAGATTATGGCATCTATGAGCAAAATGATCGGTGAGAAACTGGGTGAAGAGGATAAAAGAGCTTTTGACAAACTGAACAGGTATGCTTTAAAACTTTTAGAAGAGAGAGATGATATGGATTACATAACCGTGCGCTACGACAAGGTTATAGAGAATCCACACAGGGAGATTGAGAGAGTTAACGATTTTCTCGGCGGAATTTTGGATGTGGACTCTGCAGTTCGCGCTGTAGATCCATCCCTTTACAGAAACAGGAAGAAGGAGGTGAGATGA
- the cysC gene encoding adenylyl-sulfate kinase, protein MKGATIWFTGLPCSGKTTVADKVYNILKERGYKVERLDGDIIRKSPISKDLGFSKEDRRKNLERVAFIAKLLSRNDVIVLATFVSPYNEIRRDIKEIIGPDRFHLVWTRCPVEVCIERDVKGMYKKALAGEIQNFTGIDDPFEEPTDPAADLILDTDKEDIDESVEKVLAYMKRRGLIE, encoded by the coding sequence ATGAAAGGAGCGACAATATGGTTTACTGGATTGCCGTGCAGCGGCAAGACCACAGTAGCCGATAAGGTTTATAACATTCTGAAAGAGAGAGGATACAAGGTTGAAAGATTGGATGGAGACATAATAAGAAAGAGTCCAATATCGAAGGATCTGGGATTCAGCAAAGAAGATAGGAGAAAGAATCTTGAAAGAGTGGCATTTATAGCTAAACTCTTATCGAGAAATGATGTAATAGTGCTTGCAACCTTCGTTTCGCCATACAATGAGATAAGAAGAGACATAAAAGAGATAATTGGCCCTGATAGATTTCATCTAGTATGGACACGATGTCCAGTGGAGGTATGCATTGAAAGGGATGTAAAAGGCATGTACAAGAAAGCCCTTGCAGGAGAGATCCAGAACTTTACAGGCATAGACGATCCATTTGAAGAGCCTACTGATCCTGCTGCAGATTTAATACTGGATACGGATAAAGAGGATATTGATGAAAGTGTTGAAAAGGTCCTTGCCTACATGAAGAGGCGAGGTTTAATTGAATGA
- a CDS encoding DASS family sodium-coupled anion symporter, protein MNDRKTIYLATAFLILLIFYFLPQPTGLSYEGKMMLGILVFGAFLFISEALPLGMSGLLVMVIPPILGIFSPQVVFGFFGNEAVFFLIGAFMLAAGVQKSGLHKRIATYMLKAFGKSSKLYILGILVLAASLSFIISEHAVVALLLPIIGISLLNVEKGSNMGKAGMIALTYGATAGSVATLMGGARNPYTVAYLAENYGIHLSFLNWLIMALPVTLIMIPILWTLIITIHTPEKFIVPNMEMPGKIDSKEWIVIGILTFTFIILLTIHSWGIAVAVIIGAALLFVFGILSWKDIEKSMPWGIILLYGGAMTLGKGLQVTGASEWLASSIVGIIGTNPYLILLILLVITVLMTELMSHAAAVALMLPIATGMASVTGMSVLVVSMAIALAGGFGYALLMGTPGNIMTYSTGYFKHKDIMKTGVLADMIGIGVVFFMATVLWPLMGV, encoded by the coding sequence TTGAATGATAGAAAGACAATTTACCTTGCAACTGCATTCTTGATTCTCCTCATTTTTTATTTTTTACCCCAGCCTACTGGATTGAGTTATGAAGGAAAGATGATGCTAGGCATCTTGGTGTTTGGTGCTTTTTTATTCATAAGCGAAGCTTTGCCCTTGGGCATGTCCGGGTTGCTGGTAATGGTCATTCCTCCAATTCTTGGCATATTCTCGCCCCAAGTAGTGTTTGGATTCTTCGGCAACGAGGCCGTGTTCTTTCTGATCGGTGCGTTCATGCTCGCAGCAGGAGTGCAGAAAAGTGGATTGCATAAAAGAATTGCAACCTATATGCTCAAAGCATTTGGTAAGTCTTCAAAGCTTTATATCCTAGGCATACTGGTATTGGCAGCATCTCTATCTTTTATAATATCGGAGCATGCCGTAGTAGCACTGCTTCTGCCTATTATTGGCATATCACTTCTCAACGTTGAGAAAGGAAGCAATATGGGCAAGGCGGGCATGATTGCATTAACCTATGGTGCCACTGCGGGGAGTGTTGCCACGCTGATGGGAGGTGCGAGAAACCCGTACACAGTTGCGTATCTAGCTGAGAATTACGGAATACATTTATCGTTTTTAAACTGGCTTATTATGGCACTTCCTGTAACGCTCATAATGATCCCTATACTATGGACCTTAATAATAACCATTCACACTCCTGAGAAATTTATCGTACCAAATATGGAGATGCCGGGAAAGATTGATAGCAAAGAATGGATCGTTATAGGAATATTAACTTTCACATTCATCATACTCCTCACGATCCACAGTTGGGGCATAGCCGTGGCGGTGATCATAGGTGCAGCATTGCTCTTCGTTTTTGGCATATTATCATGGAAAGATATTGAGAAGAGCATGCCCTGGGGCATAATTTTGCTTTACGGTGGTGCAATGACTCTGGGAAAAGGATTGCAGGTCACTGGCGCTTCGGAATGGCTGGCTAGCTCTATTGTGGGAATAATAGGCACGAATCCGTATCTCATACTTCTAATCTTGTTGGTTATCACCGTGCTTATGACAGAGCTTATGAGCCACGCGGCAGCCGTAGCACTGATGCTTCCAATCGCTACAGGCATGGCTTCTGTAACAGGCATGAGTGTGCTAGTTGTGAGCATGGCCATAGCTCTAGCGGGCGGATTTGGATACGCGTTGTTAATGGGCACCCCTGGGAACATAATGACTTACAGCACAGGGTATTTTAAGCATAAAGACATAATGAAGACTGGAGTGCTGGCAGATATGATAGGAATAGGAGTGGTATTCTTTATGGCCACAGTGCTCTGGCCTTTAATGGGGGTTTGA
- a CDS encoding alkaline phosphatase family protein, with protein sequence MSKRTLVIGWDGAPYDKISKWVQEGKLKNLGKLVDKGAFGPLETTKLTISSCAWTTMVTGKNAGKHGIYDFFGTKFVGNSYFREPINSKWRRAKALWNYLSNYGYRVGTVNIPITYPAERVNGFMVGGMMSPSVDAPGFTYPANLLKDYPKLKEYRIDIEGAKHLDRDKFIYEVNKTIEERFDLFRYLIIKKDIDLFFGVFTSSDRFSHYMWHFFDQNHPYRKHESEEDLKKYKNSLLELYQKLDEYLGELISEFGPDNVMVVSDHGFASIYKYFEFNKWLYLKGYLKFKPKSEWKEFKHGKLNPKRTYIYGKVDWSETQAYMIGKRGSVYINLEGREPHGVVKKEEYEDLVEELIKEIKKIKDPETGEYIVQDALPRDEIFSGPYLNEAPDILTFFKDKYASIGYIVDLNSEDLFIVNDRPDLELELGIERYAGIFVASGLDYRHTNVNAWIGDVTPTILHTYGIPRDPDMDGKVLDIFAEDFVFKERKAELSKKEKSIIAKLKKLGKI encoded by the coding sequence ATGAGCAAGAGAACCTTGGTCATAGGCTGGGACGGTGCTCCCTACGACAAAATCAGTAAGTGGGTTCAAGAAGGTAAGTTGAAAAATCTGGGTAAGCTCGTGGATAAGGGTGCTTTTGGACCTTTAGAGACCACAAAGCTCACAATAAGCTCATGTGCCTGGACAACGATGGTCACCGGTAAGAACGCAGGCAAGCACGGGATCTATGATTTTTTCGGCACAAAATTCGTGGGCAATTCTTATTTTCGAGAGCCTATAAACTCAAAATGGAGACGCGCTAAAGCGCTCTGGAACTACCTTAGTAATTATGGATACAGAGTGGGCACTGTCAATATACCGATCACCTATCCTGCAGAGCGCGTGAACGGGTTTATGGTAGGTGGAATGATGAGCCCCAGCGTAGATGCTCCCGGATTCACATATCCCGCCAATCTTCTAAAAGACTATCCCAAGCTCAAAGAGTACAGAATAGATATAGAGGGTGCCAAGCACTTAGATAGAGATAAGTTCATCTACGAGGTAAACAAAACCATCGAAGAGAGGTTCGATCTTTTCAGGTACTTGATAATAAAGAAAGATATTGACCTGTTCTTTGGAGTGTTTACATCTTCAGATAGGTTCTCTCACTATATGTGGCATTTCTTTGATCAAAATCATCCCTACAGAAAGCACGAGAGTGAAGAAGATCTGAAAAAATACAAAAATTCTCTGCTAGAGCTTTATCAAAAGCTAGATGAGTATTTGGGTGAGCTCATCTCCGAGTTCGGACCTGACAATGTTATGGTAGTATCTGACCATGGTTTTGCCTCTATATACAAGTACTTTGAGTTCAATAAATGGCTGTATTTGAAAGGATACTTAAAATTCAAGCCCAAGAGTGAGTGGAAAGAGTTCAAGCATGGCAAGCTCAATCCCAAGAGAACCTACATTTACGGCAAGGTAGATTGGAGCGAGACTCAAGCGTACATGATCGGCAAGAGGGGGTCAGTTTACATAAATTTAGAGGGTAGAGAACCCCACGGAGTGGTAAAGAAGGAAGAGTACGAAGATCTGGTAGAAGAATTGATCAAAGAGATAAAGAAGATAAAGGATCCAGAGACTGGTGAGTACATAGTGCAAGATGCTTTGCCCAGAGATGAGATATTCTCAGGTCCCTACTTGAACGAAGCTCCAGACATACTCACATTCTTCAAAGACAAGTACGCCTCCATAGGGTACATTGTTGATCTAAATTCTGAGGATTTGTTCATAGTTAATGACCGACCCGATTTAGAACTTGAGCTAGGTATAGAGAGATATGCGGGCATATTCGTTGCGTCTGGCTTAGATTATAGACATACAAACGTGAATGCATGGATTGGAGATGTTACACCTACCATCTTGCACACCTACGGCATACCAAGAGATCCAGACATGGACGGAAAGGTGCTAGATATATTTGCAGAAGATTTCGTGTTCAAAGAGAGGAAGGCTGAGTTGAGTAAGAAAGAGAAGAGCATTATTGCAAAACTCAAAAAACTTGGCAAAATTTAA
- a CDS encoding WbqC family protein, with translation MFDLDKIVAAHQPNYLPWIGYFHKILKSDVFIILDHVQFSRRGFINRNRVKGPKGAVWLTVPVRVHGTMRIMDVHIDNTKKWNKKHADTLKAFYAKAPYFEEVYPILREVYELRWESLAEFNIEIIMRIVNMLDINRKFIRSSTLELQGKKMDMIIELCKKVGATVYFSGKGAMRYQDPKVFEKNGIKLVYQEFEHPVYPQRFGDFVPNLSILDMLFNVGIKNTREILKNL, from the coding sequence GTGTTTGACTTGGATAAGATAGTGGCGGCACATCAGCCTAATTATCTTCCATGGATTGGGTATTTTCATAAGATTTTAAAAAGTGATGTTTTTATTATCCTTGACCATGTGCAGTTTAGTCGTAGAGGATTCATAAATAGAAACAGAGTAAAAGGTCCTAAAGGTGCTGTGTGGCTCACGGTACCTGTTAGAGTGCACGGAACTATGAGAATAATGGACGTGCATATTGATAATACCAAGAAATGGAATAAAAAACATGCAGATACCCTAAAAGCTTTCTATGCCAAAGCTCCATACTTTGAAGAGGTTTATCCTATACTGCGAGAGGTGTATGAGTTACGATGGGAGAGCTTGGCAGAATTTAACATAGAGATAATTATGAGAATAGTTAATATGCTGGATATTAATCGCAAATTTATCAGATCCAGCACTTTAGAGCTACAAGGTAAGAAGATGGATATGATTATAGAGCTCTGCAAGAAGGTGGGCGCAACCGTGTATTTTTCAGGCAAGGGAGCTATGAGGTATCAAGATCCTAAAGTGTTTGAAAAGAACGGCATAAAGCTTGTGTATCAGGAATTTGAGCATCCTGTATATCCTCAAAGGTTTGGAGATTTCGTTCCAAATCTCTCTATTCTGGACATGCTATTCAATGTGGGTATAAAAAATACGAGAGAGATATTGAAAAATCTTTAA